One window of Raphanus sativus cultivar WK10039 unplaced genomic scaffold, ASM80110v3 Scaffold0309, whole genome shotgun sequence genomic DNA carries:
- the LOC108843932 gene encoding transcription factor MYB59 isoform X1 translates to MKSVQEEYRKGPWTEQEDILLVNFVHMFGDRRWDFVAKVSGLNRTGKSCRLRWVNYLHPGLKRGKMTPQEERLVLELHAKWGNRWSKIARKLPGRTDNEIKNYWRTHMRKKAQEKKRHMSPTSSSSNCCSSSMTTAATQDTGGSNGKMDQECEDGYYSMDDIWREIDQSGANIIKPVKDIYYSEQSCYLNFPPLASPAWESSMESIWNMDADDSKMSCFAIDQFPLSFEHGRSSPWSSLL, encoded by the exons ATGAAGAGTGTGCAAGAGGAATACCGTAAAGGACCGTGGACAGAACAGGAGGACATCCTCTTGGTCAACTTTGTCCACATGTTCGGAGATCGAAGATGGGATTTCGTAGCGAAAGTGTCAG GTTTAAACAGAACAGGAAAGAGTTGCAGGTTAAGGTGGGTTAACTATCTACATCCTGGTCTCAAACGTGGTAAGATGACTCCACAAGAAGAGCGTCTTGTCCTTGAGCTTCACGCAAAATGGGGAAATAG GTGGTCTAAAATTGCCAGGAAATTGCCGGGTCGAACCGATAATGAGATAAAGAATTACTGGAGGACTCATATGAGGAAGAAGGCACAAGAGAAAAAGAGACATATGTCTCCAACTTCCTCATCTTCAAACTGCTGCTCATCATCTATGACCACTGCAGCTACTCAAGACACTGGAGGATCTAATGGGAAAATGGATCAAGAATGTGAAGATGGATACTACTCGATGGATGACATATGGAGAGAGATTGATCAATCTGGAGCGAACATTATCAAACCGGTGAAAGACATCTACTACTCTGAGCAAAGCTGTTATTTGAACTTCCCTCCTCTGGCTTCTCCAGCATGGGAAAGTTCCATGGAATCTATATGGAACATGGATGCAGATGATAGTAAGATGTCTTGTTTTGCCATTGATCAGTTTCCTCTCAGTTTTGAACATGGTAGATCATCACCCTGGTCGTCTTTACTCTAG
- the LOC108843932 gene encoding transcription factor MYB59 isoform X2, whose amino-acid sequence MGFRSESVRFEGGGRNIRIGLNRTGKSCRLRWVNYLHPGLKRGKMTPQEERLVLELHAKWGNRWSKIARKLPGRTDNEIKNYWRTHMRKKAQEKKRHMSPTSSSSNCCSSSMTTAATQDTGGSNGKMDQECEDGYYSMDDIWREIDQSGANIIKPVKDIYYSEQSCYLNFPPLASPAWESSMESIWNMDADDSKMSCFAIDQFPLSFEHGRSSPWSSLL is encoded by the exons ATGGGATTTCGTAGCGAAAGTGTCAGGTTTGAAGGTGGAGGGAGAAACATAAGAATAG GTTTAAACAGAACAGGAAAGAGTTGCAGGTTAAGGTGGGTTAACTATCTACATCCTGGTCTCAAACGTGGTAAGATGACTCCACAAGAAGAGCGTCTTGTCCTTGAGCTTCACGCAAAATGGGGAAATAG GTGGTCTAAAATTGCCAGGAAATTGCCGGGTCGAACCGATAATGAGATAAAGAATTACTGGAGGACTCATATGAGGAAGAAGGCACAAGAGAAAAAGAGACATATGTCTCCAACTTCCTCATCTTCAAACTGCTGCTCATCATCTATGACCACTGCAGCTACTCAAGACACTGGAGGATCTAATGGGAAAATGGATCAAGAATGTGAAGATGGATACTACTCGATGGATGACATATGGAGAGAGATTGATCAATCTGGAGCGAACATTATCAAACCGGTGAAAGACATCTACTACTCTGAGCAAAGCTGTTATTTGAACTTCCCTCCTCTGGCTTCTCCAGCATGGGAAAGTTCCATGGAATCTATATGGAACATGGATGCAGATGATAGTAAGATGTCTTGTTTTGCCATTGATCAGTTTCCTCTCAGTTTTGAACATGGTAGATCATCACCCTGGTCGTCTTTACTCTAG